The following proteins are co-located in the Pedobacter sp. FW305-3-2-15-E-R2A2 genome:
- a CDS encoding COX15/CtaA family protein, with translation MVPKSEKRFIRLNLITIIVTLLLILAGGIVRSTGSGMGCPDWPKCFDQYVPPTSASQLPANYKQKYVAERVAKNERFAKTLEKMGKAHLADSIRHDESILTPETFNVAKTWTEYLNRLMGAITGFLLVGLVVYAFAYRKAAKRILVLSILNVIIVGFQAWLGSIVVSTNLMPWIVTVHMLLALVILAILVYTYNYALQMQKQATVIMSNIIWLKVLVLGSVALSTLQIVLGTEVREAIDAISKGMMYNDRGSWVSKVGATFSYHRDVAVLVLIVNLVIYKIVKDKFNGKATALRVGNAIAIVLIIQLLTGLLLSNFALPPYAQALHILFSTVLFTLQYYLYLLVYRTDTYNQ, from the coding sequence ATGGTTCCTAAATCTGAAAAGAGATTTATCAGGCTAAACCTCATCACCATCATCGTCACCCTATTGCTGATTCTGGCAGGGGGAATCGTACGTAGTACGGGTTCAGGGATGGGCTGTCCGGATTGGCCGAAATGTTTCGATCAGTATGTTCCGCCAACTTCCGCATCGCAGCTACCTGCAAACTATAAGCAAAAGTATGTAGCGGAGCGGGTTGCGAAAAATGAACGTTTCGCAAAGACGCTGGAGAAAATGGGAAAAGCACACCTTGCAGACAGCATCAGACATGATGAGTCGATCTTAACACCTGAGACTTTTAACGTAGCCAAAACATGGACGGAATATTTAAACCGTTTGATGGGCGCGATTACCGGATTTCTATTGGTTGGTTTAGTGGTTTATGCTTTTGCTTATCGTAAAGCTGCCAAAAGAATTCTGGTATTGAGTATTCTGAATGTGATTATTGTAGGTTTCCAGGCTTGGTTGGGTTCTATCGTTGTATCGACAAACCTGATGCCCTGGATTGTAACGGTACACATGCTGCTCGCACTGGTGATTCTGGCAATTTTGGTGTATACCTATAATTATGCCCTGCAAATGCAGAAACAGGCGACGGTGATCATGTCGAATATTATTTGGCTAAAGGTATTGGTACTGGGATCTGTGGCTTTGAGTACCCTTCAAATTGTTTTGGGTACAGAGGTCAGGGAAGCGATTGATGCGATTTCAAAAGGAATGATGTACAATGACAGGGGCAGCTGGGTGAGTAAAGTAGGGGCGACCTTTTCTTATCACCGGGATGTGGCCGTATTGGTGCTGATCGTAAACCTGGTGATTTATAAGATCGTAAAAGACAAGTTTAATGGAAAAGCAACTGCTTTAAGAGTTGGTAATGCAATTGCCATAGTTTTGATCATCCAACTCCTAACAGGCTTATTATTGTCTAACTTTGCGCTGCCTCCATACGCTCAGGCATTACACATATTGTTCTCTACGGTATTATTTACCTTACAATATTATCTGTACCTGTTGGTGTACAGAACAGACACTTACAATCAGTAG
- a CDS encoding DUF420 domain-containing protein: MNDKFFLRLVWIVTAVVLTVVIALKLVPPPTTKPSFIYLLPHIIGGINATCSVLLIISLVFIRKGNIKAHKITNIITFILSAIFLVFYILFHLYEKDTKFGDIDHNGILSVAELAAVGSTRYVYFFILATHIILAVVVLPLILVSFYRGLNMQVALHKKIVRWSYPVWLYVAVTGVVVYLMISPYYNF; encoded by the coding sequence ATGAATGATAAGTTTTTTTTACGTTTAGTATGGATCGTTACAGCTGTGGTGCTGACTGTTGTTATTGCGCTGAAATTAGTACCACCACCGACCACTAAACCATCTTTCATTTATCTTTTACCTCATATTATCGGTGGTATCAATGCCACTTGTTCTGTGTTACTGATCATCTCTTTGGTCTTTATCAGAAAAGGGAATATTAAAGCCCATAAAATCACGAACATCATCACCTTTATCCTTTCAGCTATCTTTTTGGTTTTTTATATCTTGTTTCATCTATATGAAAAGGATACGAAGTTTGGCGATATTGACCATAACGGCATCTTATCTGTAGCAGAGCTTGCTGCAGTGGGAAGCACAAGATATGTCTATTTCTTCATTTTGGCTACGCATATCATCCTTGCTGTGGTTGTTTTACCTTTGATCCTGGTAAGCTTTTACAGGGGCTTAAACATGCAGGTAGCGCTTCATAAAAAGATCGTTCGCTGGTCTTATCCTGTTTGGTTGTATGTAGCGGTTACGGGGGTTGTGGTTTACTTAATGATTTCTCCTTACTATAATTTCTAA
- a CDS encoding FecR domain-containing protein yields the protein MQDKLTFQDMILKHFNEPENEILAAEVNHLRTLSEENEVYFQQTKRIWDNAAETKRLQGLDVQKSVRNFRLRLDEATYVEPRRIFSWSKVAAAAVLVLTVGFWIYSEKTAVNYIVKRTSTEIDSVLLDDGSKIFLAANSAVSYPEEFSNEERPVTLEKGKAFFLVSKDSKRPFEVTIGHSVVKVLGTSFNINYSATNIDLSVSTGKVMFSPNQKSKPSILQAGEGISYQYVDNTILGLKNSNDAAWFTKELKFVDMPLDEVCEQLSDYYGVRIVLYDKKLTIKKFNANFKNTSLDEALTALKETYSIHIKKDGNAIIIKSL from the coding sequence TTGCAAGACAAACTAACCTTTCAGGATATGATCCTGAAACATTTCAACGAACCAGAAAATGAGATTTTAGCGGCAGAGGTAAACCATTTGAGAACCTTGTCTGAGGAGAATGAAGTTTATTTTCAGCAGACCAAAAGAATATGGGATAATGCTGCCGAAACAAAACGTCTGCAGGGTCTTGATGTTCAAAAATCGGTACGTAATTTCAGGTTACGCCTCGATGAGGCTACTTATGTGGAACCTAGACGAATCTTTAGCTGGAGCAAAGTTGCAGCTGCCGCAGTTCTCGTGCTGACCGTTGGTTTCTGGATTTATAGCGAAAAAACTGCGGTAAATTATATTGTTAAAAGGACGAGTACTGAAATTGATTCCGTGTTGCTGGATGATGGATCAAAGATTTTCCTGGCTGCGAACAGTGCAGTGAGTTACCCTGAAGAATTTTCTAATGAAGAGCGTCCCGTAACCCTCGAAAAAGGTAAAGCTTTCTTTTTGGTGAGTAAAGATTCAAAAAGACCTTTTGAAGTGACGATAGGTCATTCTGTTGTTAAAGTTTTAGGAACTTCCTTTAACATCAATTATTCTGCAACGAATATAGACCTGTCGGTAAGTACAGGAAAGGTAATGTTCAGTCCTAATCAAAAAAGCAAACCTTCTATTCTACAAGCCGGCGAGGGAATCAGTTATCAATATGTTGACAATACGATACTCGGGTTGAAGAACAGTAATGATGCAGCCTGGTTTACTAAAGAGCTGAAGTTTGTGGATATGCCGCTTGATGAAGTTTGCGAGCAGTTAAGCGATTATTACGGGGTTCGGATTGTGCTGTATGACAAGAAGCTCACCATCAAAAAATTCAACGCTAATTTTAAAAATACCAGTCTGGATGAAGCATTAACCGCGCTGAAAGAGACTTATTCAATACATATAAAAAAGGATGGTAATGCCATCATCATTAAGAGCTTATAA
- a CDS encoding cytochrome C oxidase subunit IV family protein → MSEHAHTEEHGHGEHAGLTKKKIWQVFGILLLITVIEFIIALVILPKGLMSHGVGNFLYIALTLLKAFYIVAYFMHLKYEKLGLQLSLTVSFIFILYFITLMLIEGGYLHLHMPLV, encoded by the coding sequence ATGTCAGAGCACGCACATACAGAAGAGCATGGACACGGCGAACATGCAGGCTTAACCAAGAAAAAAATATGGCAGGTATTTGGTATCCTTTTGCTGATCACAGTAATTGAGTTTATCATTGCCCTTGTGATATTGCCAAAAGGCTTAATGAGCCATGGTGTTGGTAATTTCTTATACATCGCACTTACTTTATTAAAAGCATTTTATATTGTAGCTTATTTCATGCACTTGAAGTATGAGAAACTGGGTTTACAATTGTCATTAACTGTCTCGTTTATTTTTATTCTTTACTTTATAACATTAATGCTGATTGAAGGCGGTTACCTGCATCTTCACATGCCCCTTGTTTAA
- a CDS encoding cytochrome c oxidase subunit 3 has product MVHTLKEQDVKYGEELNTKPKKFILWLFVVSSTIMFGGFTSFYIVFAASKGKGHGLVLPDAFMYSSLILIGSSVCLFLAAKALKAGNIGSQKILLWGTMVLALVFGYLQVDAWSALYHTGATLVNNNAAISLIYIVSGFHLLHIFGGLCFILNCLFGAYGKIPVAKAKYRMEIASIFWHFIDILWIYLYVFLLLNS; this is encoded by the coding sequence ATGGTACATACGTTAAAAGAGCAGGATGTAAAATATGGTGAGGAGTTAAATACGAAGCCGAAGAAGTTTATTCTTTGGTTGTTTGTGGTTTCTTCGACGATCATGTTTGGGGGCTTTACGAGCTTTTACATCGTATTCGCAGCATCAAAAGGTAAAGGTCATGGATTGGTACTTCCAGACGCCTTTATGTACAGTTCATTAATCCTGATTGGCAGCAGCGTCTGTCTCTTCCTTGCGGCAAAAGCATTGAAAGCAGGAAATATCGGATCTCAGAAAATCCTGTTGTGGGGAACTATGGTTCTGGCCCTGGTTTTTGGTTACCTTCAGGTAGATGCCTGGAGTGCTTTATACCATACCGGAGCTACACTCGTGAATAACAACGCAGCAATATCTTTAATTTATATTGTTTCTGGATTTCACTTATTGCACATTTTTGGAGGACTTTGTTTTATCTTGAATTGTTTATTTGGTGCCTATGGTAAAATACCAGTGGCAAAAGCTAAATACAGGATGGAAATCGCCTCTATATTTTGGCATTTTATAGATATATTATGGATATATCTGTATGTTTTTTTACTTTTGAACAGTTAG
- the cyoE gene encoding heme o synthase, which yields MKQFLADFSKLIKFRLTFLVVFSASVTFLIGSKVPINGVSPDINWMNWLILIVGGFLVTSAANCFNEVIEVDLDKLMTRTKDRPMPAGHMTTGQGLVSGLVMGMLGTWLLGKLNIETGLLSVFSIFLYAFAYTPLKRKSPIAAIVGAIPGALPPLIGYVAAHGKIDQIAVILFLIQFVWQLPHFWAIAWVLDDDYKKAGFRLLPTTKRDKTSAFITFFSTLVLIPVSLMPTFYGFGGYYIAGVSLLAGLVFAWLAFKMWMNMDVASARKVMFCSFFYLPIVQLVLLFDFIA from the coding sequence TTGAAACAGTTTTTAGCAGATTTCTCTAAGCTCATTAAATTCAGATTAACTTTTCTGGTTGTATTTTCCGCATCAGTTACTTTTTTAATAGGCTCTAAAGTACCGATTAACGGGGTAAGCCCGGATATTAACTGGATGAACTGGTTGATTTTAATTGTAGGTGGTTTTTTAGTAACCTCTGCGGCAAATTGCTTCAATGAGGTGATCGAAGTAGACCTGGATAAATTGATGACCAGAACTAAGGACCGTCCGATGCCTGCCGGACACATGACTACGGGACAAGGTTTAGTTTCCGGTCTTGTGATGGGAATGCTTGGTACCTGGTTACTTGGAAAACTAAATATAGAAACGGGTTTACTCTCTGTATTCTCGATCTTCTTATATGCATTTGCTTATACCCCGTTAAAACGTAAATCACCGATTGCAGCCATTGTTGGTGCAATTCCAGGTGCATTACCTCCACTAATCGGTTATGTAGCTGCACACGGGAAAATAGATCAGATTGCGGTAATTCTTTTTCTGATTCAGTTTGTATGGCAGTTGCCACATTTCTGGGCGATTGCATGGGTGCTGGATGATGATTATAAAAAGGCTGGGTTCCGACTTTTGCCGACTACAAAAAGAGATAAGACGAGTGCATTTATTACCTTTTTCAGTACGTTGGTATTGATTCCGGTAAGCTTAATGCCGACCTTTTACGGTTTTGGTGGATATTATATTGCAGGGGTGTCCCTCCTTGCCGGGCTCGTATTTGCGTGGCTGGCGTTTAAAATGTGGATGAATATGGACGTGGCAAGTGCCAGAAAGGTGATGTTTTGCTCTTTCTTTTACCTGCCAATCGTTCAGTTGGTTTTATTGTTTGATTTTATAGCTTAA
- a CDS encoding SCO family protein, producing MKSSQIKKILILVTILAVPGFLYYLLQDKGKNRYKPLPFFGPKEVAKTFHSVRGKKIPDTIYHLVPDFKLVNQQADTVNWKSYEGKILVLNLFYTTGNTYAVNFANKAMKAFEATYAHNKTVNFVGLSIDPSRDTPKVLADYAAVLGAKAGKWDLLTGDSTTIYGLINKGLFIDAHRELQNGEQKFVYSNMFVLLDPQRRIRGYYEATSQEALSKLDDEIKVLITEELRNNKDGR from the coding sequence ATGAAGAGTTCACAAATAAAAAAAATATTAATCCTGGTCACCATTTTAGCGGTACCAGGATTTTTGTATTATTTGCTACAGGATAAAGGTAAAAACCGTTATAAGCCATTGCCTTTTTTTGGCCCTAAGGAAGTGGCAAAGACCTTTCATTCGGTTCGTGGGAAAAAGATTCCGGATACGATTTATCACTTGGTGCCTGATTTTAAATTAGTCAACCAACAGGCAGATACTGTCAACTGGAAAAGCTATGAAGGAAAGATCCTGGTCCTGAACCTGTTTTATACTACAGGAAATACCTATGCTGTTAATTTTGCGAATAAAGCCATGAAAGCTTTTGAAGCGACTTATGCGCATAACAAAACGGTTAATTTTGTTGGTTTAAGCATTGATCCTTCCAGAGATACACCTAAAGTATTGGCTGATTACGCAGCTGTTTTAGGTGCTAAGGCGGGTAAATGGGACCTGTTGACCGGTGATAGCACCACAATTTATGGTCTGATTAACAAAGGATTGTTTATTGACGCGCACCGGGAGTTACAGAACGGAGAACAGAAGTTTGTATATAGCAATATGTTTGTATTGCTGGATCCTCAGCGTCGCATCCGTGGATATTATGAAGCAACCAGTCAGGAAGCTTTATCTAAACTGGACGACGAGATCAAGGTTTTGATCACTGAAGAATTAAGAAATAATAAAGACGGGAGGTAA
- a CDS encoding SusC/RagA family TonB-linked outer membrane protein, whose protein sequence is MEKNYQRKLRRLKYGLGAMLFFTFFCFSFAKADELQGSAIKTERLDNYLKTIENAYQVSFVYDAAQINKEMSIDVPVKLVSIRTDLEPLKVKGINYNIVGKQVILKKLIESKASRDVVVKGSVRAAKDNELLPGVSVREKGVSNGVSTNGNGEYQIRVKDGATIVFTAIGYKTVEIAVGTRTSIDVSLEEDISQLKEVTISTGYQNINKKLFTGAATSLKGSDIKQEGITDVSRMLEGRAAGVSVQNVSGTFGAAPKIRVRGATSITGENKPLWVVDGVILEDVVNVSNEQLSSGDVTTLIGSSVAGINADDIESFNILKDAAATAQYGARAMNGVVVITTKKGRIGKPLISYTGNFSTYLKPTYNDYNIMNSADQMSVYSEMARKGWLNHSLASRRADGGVFTKMYQLINTYDATSNQFGLANTPEARNGFLTRYAQANTDWFDTLFKNSFLQEHSLSVSSGTEKSQLYFSASYLNDNGWARGNSVERYTANMNANFILSDKLSVNFITTGSIRDQKAPGTVGRVSNPVEGKYSRDFDINPFSYALNTSRTLTAFDENGKRENFTRNFADFNILNELDNNTLDLSLLDFKLQGGLGYKFNKHFKYDFLASMRYVKSGNEHKVRENSNMANAYRANGDSYIQDNNRFLFRDPEHPELQPIVVLPYGGFYNTTDDFLKAYMVRNSLEYNNTINDDHLINVYAFQEMRMANRQFRSNIGYGYQFDKGGVPFLDPNIIKQATLNNLPYYTMGHKYDRFAAFMARAAYSYKGKYSFNATGRYDGSNQLGTSATARWLPTWNVSGAWNVDTEDFMKAQQTISRLTLRATYGLTASLGSATNSALVLKNGAALRPYSNETESTMNIDYIENRDLTWEKQYETNIGVDFGFFKDVLSLTVDLYKRNGFDLISPLRTSGIGGQFLTTANYADMRTKGIEFTLSGKIVDTKDWGWRSNLNFGYNDNKVTSLKSPQNIFQLIGADGGPQEGFPYRGLYSLEFTGLNHDTGVPEFINEKGERSNKVYLQSDVTKYLKYEGPTDPKLTGGFFNQVRYKGFTLSSLFTFSAGNKIRLNPAFSTSYSDLDAHPNEFKDRWTLPGDETRTNIPGIPDVSTVLGFPGIFPYDSYNYSSARVADGGFIRLKQLSLTYALPAKMLKSIGANNASLGVVANNFWLIYSDKKLKGQDPEFFASGGVALPIPKQYTLSLKVGF, encoded by the coding sequence ATGGAGAAAAACTACCAAAGAAAATTGCGGAGATTGAAGTATGGCCTTGGGGCTATGTTATTCTTCACGTTCTTTTGTTTTTCATTTGCCAAGGCTGATGAACTGCAAGGAAGCGCAATTAAGACAGAGAGATTAGATAACTATCTAAAGACAATAGAAAACGCTTATCAGGTGAGTTTCGTTTACGATGCAGCTCAAATCAATAAAGAAATGAGTATTGATGTTCCTGTAAAATTGGTTTCTATAAGAACAGATCTGGAACCACTGAAAGTAAAAGGAATCAATTACAATATCGTTGGAAAACAGGTAATCTTAAAAAAACTTATTGAGTCCAAAGCCAGCAGAGATGTCGTTGTAAAGGGATCTGTACGGGCAGCTAAGGATAATGAATTGTTACCGGGAGTTAGTGTCCGTGAAAAAGGAGTTTCTAATGGTGTTTCGACAAATGGAAACGGAGAATACCAGATCAGGGTGAAAGATGGTGCAACGATCGTATTTACTGCTATAGGTTATAAAACAGTTGAAATTGCTGTTGGAACCAGGACAAGTATAGATGTAAGTCTGGAAGAGGACATCAGCCAGTTGAAAGAGGTAACGATTTCGACAGGATATCAGAATATCAATAAAAAGTTATTTACCGGAGCGGCAACCAGTTTAAAAGGATCAGACATTAAGCAGGAAGGTATAACCGATGTGAGTCGTATGCTGGAAGGTCGCGCAGCCGGTGTTTCTGTTCAGAACGTTTCTGGTACATTTGGTGCAGCACCTAAAATCAGGGTTCGTGGGGCAACTTCCATTACTGGTGAGAATAAGCCATTATGGGTTGTTGATGGAGTTATTCTTGAAGATGTTGTAAATGTTTCAAATGAGCAATTGTCGTCAGGAGATGTAACGACATTAATCGGATCTTCTGTTGCGGGTATTAATGCGGATGATATTGAGAGTTTTAATATTTTGAAAGATGCAGCTGCAACTGCTCAATATGGAGCAAGAGCAATGAATGGTGTGGTTGTTATTACGACTAAAAAAGGACGTATCGGAAAACCATTGATCTCTTATACCGGTAACTTTTCTACCTATTTGAAGCCGACTTATAATGACTATAACATTATGAATTCAGCAGATCAGATGTCTGTGTATTCTGAGATGGCACGTAAAGGATGGTTAAACCATAGTCTTGCCTCACGCAGAGCAGATGGTGGTGTATTCACTAAAATGTATCAATTGATCAATACTTATGATGCGACTTCAAATCAGTTTGGACTGGCAAATACTCCGGAAGCGAGAAATGGCTTTCTAACGCGTTACGCTCAAGCAAATACGGATTGGTTTGATACCTTGTTTAAGAATTCATTTTTGCAGGAACACTCTCTAAGTGTGTCTTCAGGTACTGAAAAATCACAGTTATATTTTTCTGCCAGTTATTTGAATGATAATGGTTGGGCTAGAGGGAATAGCGTAGAGCGTTATACTGCTAATATGAATGCGAACTTTATCTTATCGGATAAACTTTCTGTGAATTTCATTACTACAGGATCCATCAGAGATCAGAAAGCACCGGGAACGGTTGGTCGTGTGAGTAATCCTGTAGAAGGCAAGTATTCACGTGATTTTGACATCAATCCTTTCAGTTATGCCCTGAATACCAGTAGAACACTTACTGCGTTTGATGAGAATGGAAAAAGAGAGAACTTTACAAGGAATTTTGCAGATTTCAATATCCTTAATGAGCTTGACAACAATACTTTAGATCTAAGTTTGCTTGATTTTAAACTTCAGGGAGGTTTGGGCTACAAGTTTAACAAACATTTTAAATATGATTTTCTTGCTTCGATGCGTTACGTGAAAAGTGGCAATGAGCATAAAGTAAGAGAAAATTCGAATATGGCTAATGCCTATCGTGCGAATGGCGATTCTTATATTCAGGACAATAACCGCTTCCTTTTCCGTGATCCGGAGCATCCTGAATTGCAGCCGATTGTTGTATTGCCATATGGTGGTTTTTACAACACTACGGACGACTTCCTGAAAGCTTATATGGTAAGAAACTCTCTGGAGTATAACAATACCATTAACGACGATCACCTGATTAACGTGTACGCTTTCCAGGAAATGAGAATGGCAAATCGTCAGTTTAGAAGTAATATCGGTTATGGCTACCAATTTGATAAAGGAGGGGTTCCTTTCCTTGATCCTAACATCATCAAACAAGCAACTTTAAATAACCTGCCGTACTATACCATGGGTCATAAATATGACCGTTTTGCGGCATTCATGGCAAGAGCTGCTTATTCTTACAAAGGAAAATATTCATTCAATGCTACAGGTAGATATGATGGTTCCAATCAATTGGGTACTTCTGCTACCGCGAGATGGCTGCCAACCTGGAACGTTTCAGGAGCATGGAATGTGGATACTGAAGACTTCATGAAAGCTCAGCAGACGATCAGCCGTTTAACTTTACGTGCAACTTATGGTCTTACTGCCAGTTTGGGTAGTGCAACAAACTCTGCTTTGGTACTTAAAAATGGAGCTGCATTGCGCCCGTATAGTAATGAGACAGAGTCTACGATGAATATCGATTATATTGAGAATCGCGACCTTACCTGGGAAAAACAATACGAAACGAATATCGGAGTTGACTTTGGCTTTTTTAAGGATGTGCTGAGTCTGACTGTAGATTTATACAAAAGAAATGGTTTCGACCTGATCAGTCCATTGAGAACTTCTGGTATTGGCGGGCAGTTTTTAACGACTGCGAATTATGCGGATATGAGAACTAAAGGTATCGAGTTTACCTTGTCTGGAAAGATTGTGGATACCAAAGACTGGGGATGGAGAAGTAACCTGAATTTTGGTTATAATGATAATAAAGTAACCAGCTTAAAAAGTCCACAGAATATTTTTCAGTTGATCGGTGCCGATGGTGGACCTCAGGAAGGATTCCCGTACCGTGGTTTGTATTCACTCGAATTTACTGGTTTGAATCATGATACCGGAGTTCCGGAATTTATTAACGAAAAAGGAGAAAGAAGCAATAAAGTATACCTTCAGAGTGATGTAACGAAATACCTTAAATATGAAGGTCCTACTGATCCGAAATTAACCGGAGGCTTCTTTAACCAGGTTCGTTATAAAGGATTTACATTATCTTCTTTATTCACGTTTTCTGCCGGAAACAAGATCAGGCTAAATCCTGCATTCTCTACTTCTTATTCGGATCTTGATGCGCATCCTAACGAATTTAAAGACCGTTGGACTTTGCC
- a CDS encoding RNA polymerase sigma-70 factor: MSVSKSIDVISGSDLLLLIEDNNKDAFTDFYSHNFRKLILVSDKYVQSIPAAEEIVQDVFLKIWEEKELLSEIKSIKAYLYRSVVNASINFINRQKNIEKHHLKIADHITPDDAERHDEENELIVLLYNEIELLPEKCQQVFKLSRMDGLKYRDIASQLNISEKTVENHMGNALKILRSRVSKAAENSPVRKKFKYFYLLAMYLY; encoded by the coding sequence ATGAGTGTCAGCAAATCGATAGATGTAATTTCAGGGAGTGATCTACTCTTACTTATTGAGGATAACAATAAGGATGCATTCACTGACTTTTATTCTCATAATTTCAGGAAATTAATTTTGGTTTCGGATAAGTATGTTCAGAGCATTCCCGCCGCCGAAGAAATCGTACAGGATGTTTTTTTGAAGATTTGGGAGGAGAAGGAATTGCTATCGGAGATCAAATCTATTAAAGCTTATCTCTATCGTAGTGTGGTAAACGCTTCTATCAATTTTATAAACCGTCAAAAGAATATTGAGAAACATCACCTAAAAATTGCAGATCACATTACTCCTGATGATGCGGAGCGTCATGATGAAGAGAACGAGTTGATTGTATTGCTATACAACGAAATTGAGTTGCTTCCAGAGAAGTGCCAGCAGGTTTTTAAGCTCAGTAGGATGGACGGCCTGAAATACCGGGACATCGCTTCACAGCTAAACATTTCTGAAAAAACGGTAGAGAATCATATGGGGAATGCACTCAAGATTCTGAGAAGCCGCGTTTCTAAAGCCGCGGAAAATAGTCCTGTCAGGAAGAAATTCAAGTATTTCTACCTTCTTGCCATGTATTTATACTAA
- a CDS encoding cytochrome c oxidase subunit 3 — protein sequence MNSLSQLDQVKTTPWSGGRSPWSVEYGKIMMWFFLLSDAFTFSSLLVYYGAQRFTKLTWPDPDLVFQSIPGVMDHGAPLVFVGIMTFILIMSSVTMVLAVEAGHRRSKKEVIWWMVATIVGGFMFLGCQALEWTHLFHEGFGWGKIPPMETLKHLFTGEVSTVSAQQFSNLFFTITGFHGFHVFSGVIINIIILCMTINGTFEKRGHYLMVEKVGLYWHFVDLVWVFVFTFFYLV from the coding sequence ATGAATTCATTATCACAATTAGATCAGGTAAAAACTACTCCTTGGAGCGGCGGTCGCTCACCGTGGTCGGTAGAGTACGGTAAAATAATGATGTGGTTTTTCTTGCTTTCTGATGCATTCACATTCTCTTCATTATTGGTTTATTATGGAGCTCAACGTTTCACTAAATTAACCTGGCCAGATCCGGATTTGGTATTTCAATCTATTCCGGGAGTTATGGACCATGGTGCGCCATTAGTGTTCGTAGGTATCATGACTTTTATTTTGATCATGAGCTCTGTGACGATGGTACTTGCAGTGGAAGCGGGACACAGACGTTCGAAGAAAGAGGTCATCTGGTGGATGGTTGCAACAATCGTTGGTGGATTCATGTTCCTTGGTTGTCAGGCTTTAGAGTGGACACACTTATTCCACGAAGGATTCGGTTGGGGAAAAATTCCTCCAATGGAGACATTAAAGCACTTGTTTACAGGTGAGGTTTCTACCGTTTCTGCACAACAGTTTTCAAACCTGTTCTTTACGATTACCGGATTTCACGGATTTCACGTATTTAGTGGGGTAATTATCAATATCATCATCCTATGTATGACCATTAATGGTACGTTCGAAAAACGCGGACATTACCTGATGGTGGAGAAAGTTGGTTTATACTGGCACTTCGTAGACCTTGTATGGGTATTTGTATTTACATTCTTCTATTTAGTTTAA